A genomic segment from Nicotiana sylvestris chromosome 1, ASM39365v2, whole genome shotgun sequence encodes:
- the LOC104224925 gene encoding plasmodesmata-located protein 8, producing the protein MLITNLPQHFLPFKLSSSLSILFLYFFYTFLFLVTNPNNHLVNAHIFIYAGCSQDKYQPSSPFASNLNSLLSSIVSSSSQVLYNSYALGNDSSAPQEGSIYGLYQCRGDLQLKDCATCVASAVSQINLVCSYTFGASLQLDGCYLRYENTDFLGKPDTSLRYNKCSKNQLGAGDGDFLRRRDDVLADLEGATGFKVSSSGSIEGFAQCVGDLSVEDCNSCVSDAVMKLKSMCGSAAAADVFLGQCYARYWASGYYHSSDSSNDDDVGKTVAIIVGVLAGVAVFIVLLSFCRKAVG; encoded by the exons ATGCTGATCACAAACCTTCCACAACACTTCTTACCTTtcaaactctcttcttctctTTCAATTCTCTTCCTCTACTTCTTCTACACTTTCCTATTTCTTGTTACAAACCCTAATAATCACCTAGTTAATGCTCACATTTTTATCTATGCTGGTTGTTCTCAAGATAAATACCAACCCAGCTCTCCTTTTGCTTCCAACTTAAACTCTCTACTCTCCTCCATAGTTAGCTCTTCTTCTCAAGTTCTTTACAACAGCTATGCTCTTGGAAATGACAGTTCAGCCCCTCAAGAAGGTTCTATTTACGGTTTATATCAATGTAGGGGTGATTTACAATTAAAAGACTGCGCAACATGTGTGGCAAGTGCAGTAAGCCAAATAAACTTAGTTTGTTCCTACACTTTTGGAGCTAGTTTACAATTAGATGGTTGTTATTTAAGATATGAAAACACAGATTTCCTTGGAAAACCAGACACAAGTTTAAGGTACAACAAGTGTAGTAAAAATCAACTTGGAGCTGGAGATGGTGATTTTCTTAGACGTAGAGATGATGTTCTTGCTGATTTGGAAGGCGCGACGGGCTTTAAGGTTAGCAGTTCGGGTTCGATTGAAGGGTTTGCTCAGTGTGTGGGTGATTTAAGTGTAGAAGATTGTAATTCATGTGTTTCTGATGCTGTTATGAAGTTGAAAAGTATGTGTGGATCAGCTGCTGCTGCTGATGTTTTCTTGGGTCAATGTTACGCTAGATACTGGGCTTCTGGCTACTATCACTCCTCTG ATTCATCCAACGACGACGACGTAGGAAAGACAGTTGCAATAATCGTAGGAGTATTAGCTGGTGTTGCTGTTTTCATCGTTCTTCTCTCCTTTTGTCGCAAGGCTGTTG GGTAA